The Athene noctua chromosome 3, bAthNoc1.hap1.1, whole genome shotgun sequence genome includes a region encoding these proteins:
- the TAF3 gene encoding transcription initiation factor TFIID subunit 3 isoform X2 — translation MQVPLEEEGDMEEDEAINDENYLSKRPLESPDTEEFPPVKRPKLSVSKGDSLDGALEPREPLSSINTQKVPPMLSPVHVQDSTDLAPPSPEPPMLAPIAKSQVPTPKTLEAKPFVPKTKSKTSSPGQKTKSPKTTPSPVVTGSPIRSPKTGSKEKKSPGRAKSPKSPKSPKVPAHVPQPPVKLETPCRTPLAALSDKIGKENIQVKQEQTSPEPVTKPNIENQTKKVPVMDKTIDDSIDAVIARACAEREPDPFEFSSGSESEGEIFTSPKRLSISETTTPKPSVSANNANKAGATPIPPSGGTSSSDISWTMDDSIDEVIRKANMGTPSNPPTNFTYFSSPSASPPTPEPLLKVYEEKTKLASSVEVKKKLKKELKTKMKKKEKQKEKDKEKNKEKNKEKEKNKEKDKDKEGNKEAKFQWKELLKDDDLDPYKFKLKDFDDADTKVKLKDGNTKKEREKHKDKKKEKEKGKKDKDKKDKEKLKDKVKEEKVKTPSTPLVLPPKEMSLPLFSTPTAMRLPTVLPSLSPMLPEKLFEDKEKPKEKKKDKKEKKKKKEREKDKEKEKKEKERERKEREKKEKEKEKHKHEKIKVEPVVPAPSPVIPRLTLRVGAGQDKIVISKVVPAPEAKPSTPVSRPKTPPPVPSPVPAPVHVTPPPAPAPPPPQATVSPVLIPPPSPAVSAAGGSKAPVRSVVTETVSTYVIRDEWGNQIWICPGCNKPDDGSPMIGCDDCDDWYHWPCVGITTAPPEEIQWFCSKCANKKKDKKHKKRKHRAH, via the exons ATGCAGGTGCCACTGGAAGAAGAGGGAGATATGGAAGAGGATGAGGCAATTAATGATGAGAACTACTTGAGCAAGAGACCATTAGAAAGTCCTGATACTGAGGAATTTCCACCTGTGAAACGACCAAAACTATCTGTTTCTAAAGGGGACTCCTTGGATGGAGCTTTGGAGCCACGTGAGCCTCTTAGTTCAATAAATACTCAAAAAGTACCGCCAATGCTTTCTCCAGTTCACGTTCAGGACAGTACAGACTTAGCCCCTCCTTCACCAGAACCACCGATGTTGGCTCCCATTGCAAAATCACAAGTGCCAACCCCCAAAACTTTAGAGGCAAAGCCGTTTGTACCCAAAACAAAGTCCAAAACAAGTTCTCCAGGACAAAAGACAAAATCACCTAAAACTACACCCTCGCCAGTGGTAACTGGAAGTCCCATACGTTCACCAAAAACTGGatccaaagaaaaaaagtcaccGGGTCGCGCCAAGAGCCCAAAAAGCCCTAAAAGTCCAAAGGTTCCTGCTCATGTTCCCCAACCACCTGTCAAGCTTGAAACACCGTGTAGAACCCCTCTGGCTGCACTAAGTGACAAGAtaggaaaggaaaacattcaaGTAAAACAAGAACAGACATCACCTGAGCCTGTCACCAAGCCAAATATTGAAAACCAGACTAAGAAAGTACCAGTAATGGACAAGACAATTGATGATTCAATCGATGCTGTCATTGCTCGTGCATGTGCAGAACGAGAACCAGATCCCTTTGAGTTTTCCTCTGGTTCTGAATCAGAAGGGGAAATTTTTACCAGTCCTAAAAGACTTTCTATTTCAGAGACTACAACCCCTAAACCTTCTGTTTCTGCCAATAATGCTAATAAGGCAGGAGCAACGCCAATACCTCCCTCAGGTGGGACCTCAAGTTCAGACATTTCATGGACGATGGATGACTCAATTGATGAGGTCATCCGAAAGGCAAACATGGGGACACCTTCTAATCCACCTACCAACTTCActtatttctcctctccttctGCTTCACCACCCACGCCAGAACCTCTTCTCAAAGTCTACGAGGAGAAAACCAAGTTGGCTTCATCGGtagaagtgaaaaagaaattgaaaaaagagctgaagacaaaaatgaagaagaaagaaaaacaaaaggaaaaagataaagagaaaaacaaggagaaaaataaagagaaggaaaagaacaagGAGAAGGATAAAGACAAGGAAGGAAACAAGGAGGCAAAGTTTCAGTGGAAGGAACTACTCAAAGATGATGATCTTGATCCTTATAAATTCAAACTAAAGGACTTTGATGATGCTGACACAAAAGTGAAGTTGAAAGATGGCAATaccaagaaagagagagaaaaacataaagataaaaagaaagagaaagagaaaggcaaaaaagaCAAGGACAAGAAGGACAAAGAAAAACTTAAAGATAAGGTTAAGGAAGAAAAGGTAAAGACTCCATCAACACCTCTTGTGTTACCTCCCAAAGAAATGTCTTTGCCCTTGTTCAGCACACCAACTGCCATGAGGCTTCCCACTGTGTTACCTTCCTTGTCTCCAATGCTTCCTGAAAAACTGTTTGAGGACAAAgagaaaccaaaagaaaagaaaaaagacaaaaaagagaagaagaaaaagaaagaaagggagaaggacaaagaaaaggaaaagaaggagaaggaaagggagaggaaagaaagagaaaagaaagaaaaagaaaaagagaaacacaaacaTGAAAAG ATAAAGGTGGAACCAGTTGTTCCAGCTCCATCACCGGTTATTCCTCGGCTGACATTAAGAGTGGGTGCAGGCCAAGACAAGAT AGTCATCAGCAAAGTGGTACCAGCTCCAGAGGCCAAACCTTCTACTCCCGTGAGCCGGCCCAAAACACCTCCGCCCGTGCCGTCACCGGTCCCAGCTCCTGTTCACGTCacccctcctccagctccagctcctcctcctccacaggcTACTGTCTCACCAGTCCTGATCCCACCACCCTCTCCAGCTGTCTCGGCAGCAGGAGGCTCCAAAGCTCCGGTTAGGAGCGTGGTGACCGAGACCGTCAGTACTTATGTG ATCCGAGATGAGTGGGGTAACCAGATCTGGATCTGTCCTGGCTGTAACAAGCCAGATGATGGCAGTCCAATGATAGGTTGTGATGACTGCGATGATTGGTATCACTG GCCTTGCGTTGGGATTACGACCGCACCCCCAGAAGAGATACAATGGTTCTGCTCCAAGTGTGCCAACAAAAAGAAGGATAAAAAACACAAGAAGAGGAAGCACAGGGCACACTAA